The Gambusia affinis linkage group LG05, SWU_Gaff_1.0, whole genome shotgun sequence region GGTCATTAAATGCTGATAGCAGAAGCAAAGGAGACGATATGTAAGGGAGGGATGTCAATTTAACATGCGGTTTTAAAATGACGACAAATTGATTGTTTGGCTGTGGCTTTGTTCTTCCTTCAGTGACAACTTCTTCACCGAATGAGGTCGTCAGTCTGACCTTTTACATGGTTCTGTGGCTGAAGAAACAGTTTGTAATTTCTAACACAGGATGGAGGATATTAAAACGCATCCACAAGTGagatttgtaatttatttaaaacaaaaccttgagAGTGTAGAAAAACATATCAGCATTATATGGACCTGAATGTTACAGAAtataattcaaataattaaaacatttgctcAGTGCTTACTTATGTGAAGCATCCAAAAGGCAACAAGGTTAAATTTGGTTTCTGCATTTGCTCCATTCATTACAgacttttatatttgtttatgaCACAAATGTTTAGATCCACAGTTTATATAATTTCTGCATTTGCAAAGGCAGATTTGGCACAGATTAATAATCACTTTGAGCcacaatttcaaaacaaaaggccGCACATTACAAAAGCGTAACGCTAAGCTAAGACCAGTAAACAAAAGCACAGTATTCATAATATTAGTGCATTCAAAACAGCTGCTTCTCTGTGACACAGTGGCATTaatcttaattaattaatcacattacagaaaacaatttaaagttaatGCAAGTCAGTGTTAATGTTCAGTAGTGATAACAGAGACCTCCACAGCAGAGACCTAATTTTAAAGGGAATGTAACAAGTGAGAAAATATATAACATAAAAACTCAGTGAAAGGGAACTGGTCAACTTGTGGTGCTGGTTCCCATTCAGTTACTGGTCCAACCCAGCTGGAAAACCAGAGGAACCACaggcttttcttcttcatgggAAATAATTGTATTTCTTCCCTTTTTGTAAGCTGAATGCAGTGCTTTAGGaatgttcactttaaaaaaaacaacataaccCTTCATGGAGTAGTGTTGTTTGGGTCGACTCATCTCCTACTATCAGGCCTGACCTGCCTGGGTAGAGTTTTTAAACTATCTAGAGGCTAAAAATAGCTCTCACATTATTAACTTTGTTCTACCAGGGTCTATTAGTTTTATCAGCACTCTACTTAATGGTGCCTGATGGGCAGAGGCCTTCAGTGTGTTCTGCCTCTCACTCTGGCTGGGTCAGAACAGGAATGTCGATCTCTATGGCCGACATACGTGAGCGGGTGGAGTAACGGTGGCCGGCGTAGCTGGAGGCGTAACTCTGGGACGGCGCGTAGCTCTGCGATGGCGCGTAGCTCTGCGACGGGGCGTAGCTCTGCGATGGAGCGTAGCTCTGCGATGGCGCATAGCTATAGGCCTGGGAGCCTCCCACCTCTGATCCGTACCCATCTGCAGGAGAAACCTGGGTCATGTACACCTGAGCAGGAGCGGGCGCCATCATATTTTGTATGTAGCCCTGCGGAGGCACAAACGGCTGCGTGTCGATGACTGTGGGGGGAAGCGCCTGTGGCGGGAATGGCTGCGGCCCATAAACCGGAGAGGGAGGGAATCCGTTGGCAGTGAGAGGCTGGGTGGACGGAGAGGATGTCACGGGGTTTAGGGGCAGCCAGAAGGGCGAAGGCAGCTTCTTACACATGCAATACCACATGAATGTAAGTAGCGCAGCTAGCATCAGTCCTCCAGAGCAGCCTATGGATATATAGACAGCGAACCCGTCGGAGAAGATGTTGGCATATTTACTGTTCATCTGTTTAGTGCGGAACAGGAACCAAACTGACGGCGCGATGGCGATCGCTCCTCCGAGGAACAGGAAGGTCCCAGCCACCAGATGGCAGCCGGCACTGTTGACGAGGAATCTGGTGGTCTTAATGTCCGGCTCAGGTTTGcctgagcagcagcaggttttacACATCCCAGACATGGACAGCAGCAAGGCTAGAGAGGCCAGCGCCAGGCCTGTAGGAAGGCAGAACTGCAGGAGCCGCAAATCCAGCTGGTCAACTTTGGAGTACCACTAGAAGAAAAGGACGACACAATGGTTTCTTCTCTCAGGATTACAACACgagacatgtttttattgtacaaaagcatatttttaatgtaGGTCATATACTGTAAGGCCTAGTCCATATGTAGCCGGACAGCTAGGACACCAACTAGATTTTTATGATTTGGCTTTTCAACCTTGTCAACTCCTTTTAGtgtcactaaaaataataattaacaaaaactCAAACCAAAGTGGAGACTTAAGAACacttcttgtttgtgtttgtacatTGGAAACTAGAGATTAAGAAGTCCAGACACTACAGTCTGCGCCAAATAATGCATCGATACATCCACTTACGTGATTTGACACATTTCCaaatcaacattttgtgtttattaactttattttctgacatgGTATTTAAAAGTAGCCAAACCTATATATATGTTGACACAAATGAACCTGTAGGTGGCAGATTTCATTCTTAACTGATTTGAAGGAttgtgattggctgacaggtttCAGCTTTTCCCTACGCCGCCCCCTTTGGCAGTGTAGGGAAAACACTCACTAGTGTATTTCAGCAGGTTTGTGTGGAAGAACAGTATCTACAAGGCGCCATATTTAcaacactgtttttttattgacattgttTAGTTGTCCGACATTTTAGGACTTAATAtcacagaaatcagaaaagaaTCTAAAATATATAGAGAAATACCTCTGAGTCATAGTAGTAACATCCAGAATATCCATCCTGTCTCACACATTTAGCCCACAGCCCGTCATACACCGTCACGTTCTTGGCGTTGCGATTAAAGGTGACGAGTCTGGTGATGCGCCACTGTGGGATCAACGCTGCCACGGCAATCCCACCCACAGACACAAAGGCGATGATGAAGGCGAAGGCGTTGGTAGCATGGATGTCCCGGCACGACATGGCTGGTTTTTAGAGGCCTCTGGtatcagaaaagcaaaagacGTCAGGGATAGGACAAGTTACTCCAACGTGAAGCAGAACAACTCCAAcaattgctttaaaatgttttgaaaaacaacaacgcTGTAAAGGTTCATCTGATTGACCTTTTACTGCTGAAGTAACTGTGCCACTAGCTGACCTAGCTGTGGGCCAGCGCCTGTAACACATCTATTCACCAGCTTGTCATTGACCCAATATCTACTCTCCCTGAGTGACAATGCTCTCATTTCATTAGCCAACAAAGTGGGAATGACTCCGAGTCTGAGGCAGTAGGAGCGATACCCAGCAGAGAATAATCACACAGACTCCACAgttacacagaaacataaattttatgTGCTGCTACGTGACAGCGGCAGAACCCAGCTGTTATATTCAAGACAGATTATGAAAGTTGAACAAATGTAAACCAAGAGATTATTCTGGGTTAAGATGGTGGTGATTATTACAGTACAGTTGTCATTCAGTTGAAACAGTTTTACTTATTAAATCctagtaattttatttacagcatgTAATGAGCTAGTTTCTTgtcactgaagaaaaaaagtgcagcATCAGCCTATTTTCTAGCTTTTAATAATACATTCAGATTCAAAACTAAAGTGGAGAGAGATTTGACCCTCTCTAAGCTCTGGAGACCTTTCATTATGTGAAATTATCTGTCTTCTAATATGTCTGTCTGGacttatacacacacacacacacacacacatatatatatatatatatatatatttatttatttttttttgcttaactCAATATTCTTAAAGGGAGTCATATTTTAACCTTAAGCACTTAAGAATAGATGTGTTTACTGTTAGAATGCGCTGATTAAAAAAGATTGAATGAATTGCAGAAGTGCTAAAACGTCCTACTAGGTAATATTTAACTCGCTTTGATGTGATAATTTTCATTGctaatttacagaaaataaacagtatAAATAATCTCATTTTACCACACCTTATAAACCACtgagttataactgctttataaatatgtttcttttctttatttcacgttagtttctttattatttgtttatatttgtgttttatgctaTTGCTGTTTTatcttctaaaatatttcttgctTTTCAATCACATCTTGTGAAGATTTTCCAATAATTATCATTTTACCTACTAAGTTATACAGTTATGGGTACTATTGCTTATTGTATGCTTGTTTAGATGATTTATGTGAAGCATTTTGTATTACATTTGACTGTATAAAAAGTATGTCTAATTgatgttgcatgttttctgaCAAAATGTCATTATAATCACGACTGAAGAAACCATTGTCCCACTCATTACTGTTAGTAGACAGGATGACAAAAAAACTTGAACAAATAGCAGTTTGCCAAAGTCGattttgccaaaaacaaaagaagaaaaaaaaaatcacaattctGTCACAATCACCACTAAGACGGCTGTAATTACTGGCGTTCCACCGAACCGACCAAGCTCGACCCATTATCTTGCCTTTACATACTATAACCTATTTTACCAGCTTCAGAAATACACTCGGCTAACCAAACTGAGAGAACGAGcttacaataattatttttgataaaaacatcGGCCACTGGACGCTAATTAGCCAGCTAGCCAGCGGCTAAAAAAAGTTAGCATTACAATCGCTACCTGTTGCATCaccattatttaaaatgaaacgcAAACTTATTATTTCAATGTAAGTTTAAATACCTCGTATTTCCCGAAATATGTCGTGTTTTACCGTGAACGTGGTGACATATCTATTCAGTCTCGTCTTACATACTTGAACACAAACTAAACTAAGGCTGCTACACACGAAGCGTAAACAGGATGTAGCGTAGGAATGTCTTCGGGTGTTTCCGCCCTCAGCGCTGACTCACAGGAGCTTGCTTAACCCTTTCTTGGATGTCTTCTGTGCTCTGTCaagtttttaataaactaaaatagCAAAGAAATTAATAGTGATTTGCTAAATGTTTACTCTCCTTTTTTAATTCAGTGGGTGTGAATATATATttggtgaatttattttctcttgtttttcaggGCAATCTTCATATTCACTTAATATACAAATCTGCTGGACAGGCGGAGCTGAATGATCTCTTTGGTGGTAAGTGGGTGTCTGAATAGTTGGGGAGCTTATTGGTAAATGTGCAATTTTCCAATAAGCTGATGTGCAGTGTTGTGCTGAGTAATCCGATAATAATGAATGTACAGCCAGTCCAGCCAAACAATAATATGAACGCTTTCAGCTCTGGTTACATTGTTTATCTGTAACTTTTTACGTTTACTCTCGtcagatattttgtttaaagtatCTGACAAGATATTTTTGTCATGAATTCCTTGTGAaagtaatttgttttactttcataaTTGTCTTTGTTTATTGGGCATgaagactttaaaactgaaatccaactaaataaacaaacaaacaataaacactGCAACTTGTTAAATCATGCTCTCTTACATCCTAATAAAATGTAGACATAACTCAGCAAATACATAGGTCTGTTTCTGattagtgtttttctttattaggGGATTTACCAGAGCCACCTTTCCCCAGTCCGCCTTTTCCTGAGTCAAAAGTTGTGCACTGGAGAAAAAAGagacaggtttgtttttgtttttgttgtgtttgttgctaaaagtcaataattttgTAGCCCTCTGCCTGCACGTATCCCCCAAAACACTTCTTTCTGTACTATTTCTAACCTTTGTCTCTGTTTCCTGAAATATTTATCTCATGAGCAGACTCCTTCCAGCTTTGTCTTTTGAACAAATATTCAGATGTCTCTAGCACCTCAATTTTTGTAAATCTGAAAACAGGTGGAtcttgtttgacttttgaaagtTCAACTTAtcaatttgttgtttctttttttgtggtgCAGGAGACATGAGTGTATTACTGGGTTTATAATACTATTCTTAGTTTCTCATTAACATTCACTGGCTCAGCGGAAGAGAACTGCAAGGCAAATGTCCGTCTGGTAGAAATGATAAATCTGTTCTCTCCTTCCAGGCTCCACGTTTGTCACGCAGTGTAGAAGATGAGACCAAATACATAGAGCTTATGGTGATTAATGATCATGTCATGGTAAGCTGCATTTCCTTTATAGTTTATGCCAGACATGTGATCCATTTAAATATGGatgtttaaatgataaaaaccagAGTTGTTTGTATAATTTACAATCAGTCTTCctatatgtatataatttacagatctttgagtttttattgtacatttcaGTCATCTGGACATATTGATTCAAGAGTTTGTAAGAGTTAATAAAGCTgtaacaacaaacaaagaaggctttactttttaaatgccTAATTTTATTGTGCATAATTATTCattgttttcagtgaaataaaggaaacgttaaatgtttttggataTGCAAACTGAAATTTTATATTGAAGCCAGATTTTAGACCATTAATCCCTCTGTTTTTGTGTCCCCTTGCTCTTTTCCAtgtctctttcttctccttcagtATAAGAAGCATCGTCTTTCCATTGGGCACACGAACAACAACGCTAAGACAGTGGTCAATATAGCTGACATGGTAAGAACTGGATCGATCTTCTTCTTGGAAAGCTCGCCACAATCACTTCCAGCAGAAGCGGAGCACACGTTGCACCGATTTATCAATTAACCAACCATACTCTGGCCATTTATACTCTTTCCTTTTAAAGGAATTTAAGTAGCCATTAGCCCCGGCAGCTAAGACTTGATTTCTGCCACCGGTGAGAGCAGCAGCATTCAGACGGTCCTGATGCAGACGCTTTTCTGGAGCTGTGATGCACGTGCTGCGTTACTGAAATCCGATCGGCTGCAGGGTTACATCTGTAAGCCGAGAGGCTGGTGAAGTCTGACAAAGGTCACACTCTTCATTGTGCCCTTGGAGACGATTGTTTGAACCTCTCTGGGGTCACAAAGGACTCATTGATTTCCACTCTGTATGCTACACAACCCATTGTGTAGCATGGGCTACACATGTAGCCCATGTACATGTGTACATGGAATACATGTACACATGTAGAATACAAAATCCAGAATTTTGTATTCTATAAAATTCTGGATTTTATAGAATACACCATGCCGGCTACATTTATTAAcgaatgcattaaaaatatgtgaatagTCTTAAAATCGTCTTCTCTTTCATCGGCATgatttcacactgaaaaaaatccaacttttaacTCGATGTTGAGTTGTAATTGATTTTAGCGATGCTGCTGTTAATAATTTGTTCAACCCCCACTGACCATACAGCACTTAGTCTTCTATAACATTTCACAAGGCATTGATTTGATGCCTGCTAAGGCTTCTCTGTGGTAATTTGATGAAGTGTACTGGATCATTATCTTACTAAAAGACCCAGTGATGTCACATGTCCCTGCCTGTCAAAACTCCCCTGGTGTTTGAAAGGATTCATGGTGTCATGCACTTCAACCAGCTGTTGGTTCTGATCTAACATGTAGCAGAAGATGAGACAATGCAAAGGATTAGACAACATGACAGCTTGTTGGTGGAAGGATCCTATAATGCTCAAGAGGTTACTCCCTCTCAATTGGATCCACATCTAGCAGTGTAGTACAGAAATGTTGCTGTTAATCATGCTATCAAGACTCAATGGTCCAGTAGAAATGTTCTGCTCCCACAGAGCAGTAAGCCATCCTCTTACCACATAGCtaattcatttcaaacaaagcTGACTCTTACATTGGCTTACATTAGCGACCTACTTTCTACTGTAATTATGTCAGCCACAACAATGGCTCTCAGGGCATTTAGAAGAAACGTCGACCCACATCATCACACATCCTCTACTGTACTTACTAAGGAGCTGGAGGGGCTTTCCAATATATTCGTCCTTTTCTTCATGTCAGATCCACCAGAGTTTGTTGCCTCCAGTAAAATTACCAGGAAGTTTGAACAAAATACACACAGGGATGTTTACCATCCGGCTCCTGGTCCGGCCTGGTGGTCAGTGCCTAAAAGTAATTGGTGTTTGTGTTACAGCATATTTATACCACAGGAAATCAGAAAGTCATGGATTACCGACCAGTAAAATATAATGTACTTATATTTTATTGgttgaaacataaataagttatatttgtttgtaaatataacTTAGATATTAAGATGTTAATATCTAAGTTATATTTATAACTTAGATATTAAGTTATAAATATCTTACAAATTATAAATAAGAAGAACTTATttacattataaataatataacgtatttacattttaaataagttatattatttaaagtaaTGTAACTtactattttaaataagaagttATTATTTAGTAACTTATTAAATActaactttattatttaaagttattaaataactttaaacactaacttagtttaattttaaatgaaaatgtaatttaaattcatttgaagaaattactattttaattttaaattaattcaattaaaacttacatttaattttaaattaaattaaaaagtcttagtttaatttaaagggATTTTTGTGGTACCAGCAAATGTCccttcagtgattttattttttctaatttatttgcaattatatataaaaaagaaagaattaattgtgtgtgtgtttttttttattgtcctaAAACTGCAGATGTCTTTAGatagttttggtttttatatGGTTGATTTAATCAATTTTCACATTGGGAGAGCAGCAGAGGCTGGGTGTGAATTCCCTGCcgaatatttttcatgtttgcatATTGTCTGCTTGATTTCTAATACtttaaattcttaaattaaTGTACTGACAGAGCAGGTTgtgtggagggaaaaaataaatggtaTCACTTCTGCCAGTCTCCTTTCGATGTAAACTTTCTGATCTTCTCCAGTGTTTGctttaatgaaacaaatatcTGTGGAGACATGAAAAGCACAAGCATTAATATTTGCCTTCGCCTGTTTTGCCTTCGTTGACCGTCTTGTTGACTGTCTTTCTCCTGTGATGTGCTGCTGTCTGGTGGCGGGATCACAGGGCGCTTTGACTTCTGTCTTAACGAGCAGCTGGAGGCGTTAATGAGTATAAATCAGGCCTGTCTGCTGTGATGCTGGTCTGGCTTCCTCATTCTCTGTTTCCCTCTGTTTTCTCCACCACACAGCGACTCTACAGATCAAGCTTTGTGACTTTCAGACGTTAATCTTTGACCTCACATTTACCTCTTTCCCGCCTTCCTCCCTCAGATTTTCAGGGAACAGCTCAACACCCAAATTGTGCTCGTCGCTATGGAAACCTGGTCAGTGGACAACAAGTTCAACATCGATGACGACCCCATGGTGACGCTGAAGGAGTTCATGAAGTACAGGAGGGACTTCATCAAGGAGAAATGTGACTCTGTTCACCTCTTTTCGTGAGTCTGCCGATTTAAAAGTGAacttcaatgattttttttttgtgcacagacttgttttgttaaacacatttttccttgCAGAGGGAATCAGTTTCATAGCAGCCGGGGGGCGGTCTCCTATACGGGAGGAGTTTGTTCTCTCACCAAAGGAGGGGGAGTCAGTGAGGTGAGGCTAATCGCACAAGCAAAAGGACAATTCAGGAAGGaacaaacaatacattttcacattttgccacattatgACCAACAACCTCAGCAGATAAGAAATGCTTTGTAAAAGACAAATGCATAGTAGAGCATAACGCTGAAGTAGATCAGAAAGGAAAGacaaatgattttcaaaatggTTCACAACTACaggtctgaaaagtgtggcatgcatttatatcCAACACACAGTCAATCATTGCACCTTTAACTGGAATTACACCTGCAGGTTTTTCATGGGTGTGTCCAGCTTGGTGCACATTCAGACTGAAATTATTTGATCTACTTTAAAATCTTGGTACAGATTCATAATCGGACTTTGTCTAGGTCATTACAGCACAAGAAGATATGTTATATTTCCACATCATgatggggatggtgtgttcagtggGATGTGTGCTACAGCAAAGGAAgctaaatccaaatgaaaactatccatcatgtttttttccattacagctttatgcactactttgtgttgtctcAATGAAATAACTGTAATGGAAAAGGGTAAACTTCTGCAAAccactgtattttctgtttttattacacatacattgaagtttaaaaataattttgcttggGAGGGGAAACAAAATGGCAGGCCTCCCAGAGCTGAAGTTTTGTTGATAGAAGTGAGTTTGCAGATGGTTGATCAGACTTTATGCATTTCAAATCAGACATGcaggatataaaaaaaaaatctaaaaaaatcaTTGCACCAGAAAAGAGaagtttgacataaaaatgtaaaaaataaaatgagagtGGAGTGGTTGTAAAAGATAAAACCTTTAAGAGTGAAAGTAAAGAAAAGTTCTTTCAACCTGAACTCACTAGACTTTAATACATCAATGATATAATTAACATTAAACTCAACTGTTTGAGACATTTTTAGTTGCTGTTAATGATTATGTTACAAACTCCAGtgaacattttgttgcttttcaacTCAATCTAGATCAGTTATTTTAATTACTTCTTTGGTTTATAATGGTAACTTTATTAggttttatacaaaatatttttttccttaacacTCCTACTgtctttctttacatttcttccttttcctgCTGTTCTGTCTTCTCTCTGTCTGCATCAGTTTGGTAAAACAAATGACATGGCCATCACTCTGGCTCAGGCTTTGGGTCAGAACATCGGCATTTTCTCTGACAAGAAGAGGATCCTCAACGGTATACAGAGAAACCTTATTTAGGTTTTGTCTATTTTGTAAAACCACAACTCAAAgcctcatttttattctttctccaGGTGAATGTAAGTGTGATGATCGATGGGCGGGCTGCATCATGGATGACGTTGGGtaagttggaaaaaaatgtttgtttcttttttcttaccttttggAGATCATTTATAGAGCTGACTTTAGACTCATTCTCAGTTTATGATTAACCTCTTCatgctttattgttttaatttaattttatgtatcTGTGATGTCTGGTGAGGTTTAAATTTCCACACACATCCCTGGAAAAACGTAAGAGACCACTGCAAAATGATCAGtgtctctgattttactctctataggtaaatgtttgagtaaaatgaacattgttcttttattctatgaactactgacaacatgtttctgaaattccaagcaataatgtagtatttattttcagaaaatgagaagtggtcaaaataacaaaaaagatgcagtgctttacAATAATATTaaggttttaactcagaaagagttcagaaattaatatttggtggaataatcATGAGGTTTATAACCTCATTGTAGtggttttttacttttttccagagtttttacatataaacaaataacaatAGTGTCACGTTATTGTCAGTTGTAGTTCTGTTATTTACCACTAGATGTCAGTCCAGATATGTTCATGTTATTTGGTTTCACCAGATAAGGGTCTTAAAATGTGTCCATCACCTCCTTGTTAAGATAAGAAAATGGTAAATAATAAGTCACTGTGCATTTTGTGTTGTCAGTTTTCATGCTTAAATTCAGATATTGTCTGGAAGTGTATTTCTGTGCTGTGAAGGCTTGCTTTGCGTatggatgtgtgtgtctgtgctgcATTTTTGAGTTTGTGAGTGTATACCCCTCTTCTTAAATACATCTTGGTTTTCCCTCTATCCTGAAAGGTACAGCAGGTGAGCAGAAGCTTGCTCTATCGTtgcttgtgctgtttttttatttttggggtgTGGGGAACTGAAAGTTGTCAGTCACCTCAACCTTTCCCATCTCATTCAGCAGCACCACAGTCACCTCAGctcctgcttctgtttttatttagagcaGTGGCGTCCAAGAAACTTGCCAAAATATTCACAAGCaacagcaagtttttttttttttattcgaatgaattttatatgattttatttaagttttattagCTAATCAAAAAAAGTAAACGAGCAATATTTCAATGAAGCAAAGAAAGTAGTTTGATATTTGTTCAGGATTATCTGAGTCATTGTAGAGCCAATAAAAGGACCTAACAGGTTCACTTTATTTAAAGGAGGGcgtaaaatgtcaaaataaattgtgttgAATATTTCCTATTTTCTTAAACTACAAAACTGCTATAGTGTATGTCTTTAAAAACACTACTTGTACTTAGCAAAActtatgtttttcattcaccCAACACTGGTTTCAACTAAATAACTGGATGTTTGTGATcctattttctattaaattaaaacaaaatcatggtaaataaaagattttgtaCTGTAcccaacattttctattttaagaaGACTTTATTTTGACTTCTTTTGTCTTGAGAGACCCAGCCAGCATTTAGAAATTTTCACACTTAAGAAAATGAGTCTATCTGCATCATCCACCTGCCTTGGCTGGCCAAGTTTGGACCATATTTTATTCATGGTTGCGGGCCGCACAGAATCCTTCCAAGCAGTAGCGGTTCTGGCATAAAAGCTACCTCCACCAATCAGAATACAGGAATTAAACTCAGATTAAGCAACAGAGCACTTTTTCACAGTGCAACTAATAgtctaataatttttttctgtatctgctGCTTGTGTGTCCCTCTTTCTAATGCCGCACTGCCCATCAAGAACCGCCACTGCTTCCAAGGACCGAAGATGGCTCtgcactttggacacctctggTGTAGACAATATGAACAAATACGGCTCAATAATCTGCTGTATTTTTCATACTACTTCCAAAAACGGTCACATTTAgataattagtatttttttagttttcagtcaGGGTCACTGGCTGATCTGCGGGGAAAAGTTTCCATTCATTTACTTCTAATGAAAAGCTCTCGGCTCTCTCCACGGACAAGTTACTGCTTGTCATCACTTGCTTTTGTCCATTAATAACCGATTGATACAGTCTGCAATGTCATTCTCATCATTTGTCAATATTTACCTCATTTCAGTGTAACAATAGTTCACTTCCTTCACATAGCCTCTTTAGATCCTGCTCTTCTTCCTTATCAAAATGAACCAGAGGTTTCATGACAGAGGACAGGTGATCCTTTTCAGCCTGTCACCTGTGAATGGACCAATCTGAATCTCTAAAGTCAAGTCAATGGTATT contains the following coding sequences:
- the cldn12 gene encoding claudin-12; translated protein: MSCRDIHATNAFAFIIAFVSVGGIAVAALIPQWRITRLVTFNRNAKNVTVYDGLWAKCVRQDGYSGCYYYDSEWYSKVDQLDLRLLQFCLPTGLALASLALLLSMSGMCKTCCCSGKPEPDIKTTRFLVNSAGCHLVAGTFLFLGGAIAIAPSVWFLFRTKQMNSKYANIFSDGFAVYISIGCSGGLMLAALLTFMWYCMCKKLPSPFWLPLNPVTSSPSTQPLTANGFPPSPVYGPQPFPPQALPPTVIDTQPFVPPQGYIQNMMAPAPAQVYMTQVSPADGYGSEVGGSQAYSYAPSQSYAPSQSYAPSQSYAPSQSYAPSQSYASSYAGHRYSTRSRMSAIEIDIPVLTQPE